One genomic region from Xylocopa sonorina isolate GNS202 chromosome 8, iyXylSono1_principal, whole genome shotgun sequence encodes:
- the LOC143426247 gene encoding chymotrypsin inhibitor-like — protein sequence MSRTVIFLVLLAVACFCVSSVNANCPPNEVFRSCGTLCEPKCGKPKPTLCPEECVPDVCQCAPNYFRNSKKKCVLAKQCS from the exons ATGTCTCGTACTGTTATATTTCTTGTACTTCTTGCAGTCGCTTGCTTCTGCG TGAGCAGCGTAAACGCGAATTGTCCTCCCAACGAAGTATTTAGAAGCTGTGGTACCCTCTGCGAACCGAAATGTGGAAAACCCAAACCAACTTTGTGCCCTGAA GAATGCGTTCCGGATGTGTGCCAGTGCGCTCCGAATTACTTCAGGAACTCAAAGAAAAAATGCGTGCTGGCTAAGCAGTGTTCTTGA
- the LOC143426410 gene encoding uncharacterized protein LOC143426410 translates to MEKRVLFLFVVGLVLVIVAAKPISGVDNYDDELLATKDTVHYPYLFWFGRPFYERDDDGDNTYRNYEQRSSTLSYTHVGAGWGR, encoded by the exons ATGGAGAAACGCGTCCTGTTCCTCTTCGTCGTGGGCTTGGTGCTCGTTATCGTTGCCGCGAAACCCATTTCGGGTGTCGACAATT ATGACGACGAATTGCTGGCAACGAAGGACACGGTGCACTATCCCTATCTGTTCTGGTTTGGCAGACCTTTCTATGAACGAGACGACGATGGCGATAACACGTATCGTAATTACGAACAAAGATCATCCACTCTGTCCTACACCCATGTCGG AGCCGGATGGGGACGTTAA